Within bacterium, the genomic segment GTAGGTGCGCGCCTCGCCGGCGTAGGCCTCGTCGACGGGGGGCGTGCCGTCGGAGACGGGCTCCTCGAAGATCGGCGGCACCTGGTGGTACCAGGCTTCGGTCTCCGGTCGGGCGCGGCCTCGCCCCCGCCGGCGGCCTCGCCCCCGCCGGCGGCCCGCCGCCGGCTCACCCTGGTCACCGGTGACCGACGGCTCGGGGCTCTCGCTCCGCTTCCTCCGCCTCATGAGCGGACGATTGTACCAGCACGCGGGCGCACCTCATCCGCGCGACCGGGACTCAGAGGGGGCACGGACCGAGGTAGTCGATCGGGCTGCGCGACCCGTCGGCCAGGACGAGGTACGCCTCCGCGGCGCCGACCGCTTCGATGATTTGGCGATCCCGCGCCAGCCCCAGCACCGAGCGGTAGAGGTAGTTGCTGACGACGGTCACCTCGACCGCGTAGCCGCGGCATTTGATGGCGCCGACGGCGATGGGCTCTCCGTAGATCAGGGGCCGCCCCTCTTCGGCCCAGAAGGTCGCGTCGATGCGCCCCTGCGCGGCCTCGCGGGCGTCGTCGAACGTGCCGCCGGCGGCGATCGTCGCCGCGGCCACGCGGGCGGCCTCGTTGGCGGCGCGCGCCGCGTCGGCGCGGGCGGCGTTCAGCCGCGGGCCGTCGTAGGCGATCGCCCCCAGCAGCAGCAGCGCGGTGGCGATCACGGCGATGAACGGCGCGTACACGCCCCGCTCGTCGTCGCGCAGCCGGCGGCTCATCCTTACGAGCGCGGCCGGTAGGGTTCGATCACGGCGACCCCCTCGACGCTCCGGGATGGCGTGACCGGGAGTTCGAACCCTCCGAGTCGAGCATCATCCGGCGGCACCTGGCACGTGAGGTGGATGTGGACGGTGCCACCGAGCGGGACCGCCGTTTTGTCAAATTCGCTATAGGGGACGGGTTTGCCATCGCGGTCGGAGACGGCGATGGCGTGACCGCTGAGGGCGAAGCTGAGGGCGAAGACGAGATCGCCCTCGAGGTTCAGGAAGACGACCCGGCTGTCGCCGATGAAGTCGTTGTTGCAGCGGACGCGATTCGCCGCGGCGGCGTCCTCGGCCGCCGCGAGCGCGGCGCGCGCCACCTCGCCGGCGCCGTTGGGGCCCCCGACGTAGCGGCAGCACAGCGCGGCGGTGCGGGCGGCGCGGTCGGCGGTGCTCTGCAGCGTCTGATCGATCAGACCCGAACCCGAGAGCATGGAGATCGAGATGATCACGAGGATCAGCAGGGGGAACATCATCGCCATGCCGATCGCGGCGCCCGACCCGGTGTCGTCGGCCCGGGCGCGACGGCGGGCGCCCCTCGCCGCACCGGCGGCGGTCGCCGTGCCCCGGCGGCCCCGGCGTCTCAGCATCGCCGGACCGCCCTCCAGCCGGCCCGGAGGGCGCGGCCGAACCGGCGGCGCCGGCGGGCGCGTCTCAGCATCGCCAGGCGTCGCCGGCGGTCAGCTGCGAGGCCGGCACGTCGTCCAGCGGTCCGCAGGCCTGTGCGGTCAGCTCCACCCCGCCGAGCAGAGGCGTGAGGGTGCCCCCGAACACCAGCACCGTCACCGTGCCGCGAGCCTCCTCGACGACCACCGCCGGCGGGCGGGTCTCGATGATGGAGCTCTTCGCCGCCGCCATGGCGATCCGCGCCCCCAGCCTGCCCTCGCACACCCGCGGGGTCCGCTTCTCGCCGTCGCACTCCGGCCAATCATCACGATCACCAGGATCGGGCCCGGCGGCCTGCGCCGCGCTCAGCGCCGAGTCGGCCGCCGCCTGCACGGCGGTGCGGGCCATGGCGATCACCACGACGTGCACGCCGATCAGGATCATGAACAGCACGCCCAGGAACAGGATCGCCGCAGGCAGGGCTTCGCCGCGCTCGTCGCCCACCCGCCGGCGACGGGCGGAGGCCGGCCCGCCGCCGGCGGCGGCGGCGGCCGCTGCCCGCGGCGCCCTCACGACTCGTGCGACAGCGGGGAGTCCGTCCTGCGGAGCGGTCTCCGGTTGTCCACCGTCCGGGCCTCGTCGACGCGGGACTTGTCGGCGCGGTCCAGCATCGTGCGCAACGACTCGCGGGTGGCCGGGTAGCTCGCGTAGATCACCGGCGACCTCTCGCTGTCGGCGCCGAAGTGGTTGTCGCGGATCCGGTCCGGGAGCACGGCCCTGTTGCCCATGGAGGGAAGCGGCAGGGCGAGTATCCCGTTCCTCGACCGGACCGGGGTCTCGTGGAGGGACGCCGCCAGCTCCCAGTCCACGAACCTCTGATGCCAGGTCTCCCTGCCCAGGAGCAGGAGCGTGACCGTCGAGTCGCCGAGGATCTCCTCGCGGACCCTGCTCATGATGTAGTGGTCGTCGAGGCTGCCGACGAAGCCGTCCTTCTCGCTCACGCCGATGCAGCGGGGCACGAACTCGGTCCCGTACTGGCGGATGAACGACTCGACGTCGCTGAAGTCGGCGTCGTGGTAGCAGACGAAGCACGTCAGCCTCGTCGGATCGACCCTGCTGGTGGAGATCAGATCCGCCAGACGCTGCATGAGGAACGCGAGGTTCTTCGCTTTGGCCACTCCGCTGTCTCCCTTCCTGGCTGGGTCTACTGCTGTCCCGCCTACTGCGGTCCCTCGTAGGCGCGGGCGTCACGCGGCAGCACGTCGGTGGGGTACGCGCCGATGCCGTGCTCGGTGAGGTCGAGGCCCAGCGCCTCCTCCTGCGCGGTCACCCGCAGCAACCGGAAGCGGCGCAGCAGGGCGAACAGGATACCTGTCGTCACCAGGGTCCACGCCGCCACGATAGCCACCAGGATGACCTGGACGATCAGCTGGTAGCCGTCCCCGCTGTAGAACAGCCCGGCGCCGTCGCGGCCGAGGTAGCCGTCGTCGTAGCGGGCGAAGAGGCCGACGGCCAGCGTGCCCCACAGGCCGCACGCACCGTGCACCGACACGGCGCCCACCGGGTCGTCGATGCCCTGGCTCTCGATGAACGTCATCGAGTAGACGACCAGGACGCCGGCGACCGCACCGGTCACGAGCGCGCCGAGGGTGTTCATCGAGGCGCAGCCCGCGGTGACAGCCACGAGCCCGCCGAGGGTGCCGTTGGCGACGATGGACATGTCCGGCAGCCCCTGCCGGCGCCACACGACCGCGCCGGCGACCACCGTGCCCACCGAGCCCGCCACGACGGTGTTGAGGATCACACGGCTGACCGGGCTGCCGGCCGTGGCGGCGAGCTGCGACCCGGCGTTGAACCCGAACCAGCCCAGCCACAGGATGAACACGCCCAGTATGACCATCGGCACCGCATGGCCCGCGATCGGCCGCGGCGTTCCGTCCGGCGTGTACTTCCCCAGGCGCGGGCCGAGGAGGATCGCGCCCATGAGCCCCGCGCTGCCCCCGGTGACGTGCACCACCGTCGAGCCGGCGAAGTCGCTGAAGACGGCGCCGCCGATGGAGATGTCCGCGATCAGGCCGCCGCCCCAGGTCCAGTGCACGACCGTCGGATAGATGACGGCGCACATCGCCACGCTGAACAGCAGGTACGACCTGAAGCGGGCCCGCTCGGCCATCGCCCCCGAGGCGATGGTGACCGCGGCGGCGGCGAAGACCGCCTGGAACACGAAGAACGTGGCCGTGCTGAGATTCCCGGCGCCGCTGGAGCCCGCCCCCACGAGATCGCGCCCCGCCAGGAAGAACCCTTCGGCCCCCCACAGGGGGTTGCCCGCGCCGAAGGCGATGGCGTACCCGGTGGCCAGGAAGGCCAGGACGCCGACACACATGTCGGAGAGGTTCTTGGCGAGGATGTTGGTGGTGTTCTTCACCCTCGTCAGGCCGGTCTCGAGGAGGGCGAAGCCGGCCTGCATGCAGAACACCAGCACGGCGGCCAGCAGGACCCAGGCGTTGTCGAGCGCCGCCTGCACCGCCGCCGAGGCGTCGTCGGCCTGCGCCGCGGCCGGCGTCGTCATCAGGGCTGTCACCGCGCCCGCCGCGCCGAGAACGATCAACGTGCCGCGCTTCATGCCACTCTCCCTGTGCGCCCGCTCGAACGGGCCACAATGATAGGGCGAACAAACGATGTTCCATCGGGGTTTCTATCGCGGTTCCATCGCGGTTCCATCGCGGTTTCTATCGCGGTTTCTATCGTGCCCGGCGGCGGAGCCGCCCCCCGCCACGCGCCCGGCGTCGGGCCAAGTGTGCGAGTTGGCGGGCGAGGGTGAGCGAGGTGCGCAGGTTCATGTGCGAGGCGCCGCCGGTGCGGGGATGGAACGTGACGGCGGCGTGGGCGACCCGATCCGGCGGCGTGGCGGCGAGCAGGGCCACCAGGAGCTTGTAGCCGCCGGGCGGGCAGCCGGCGGGATCGGCGCCGAGGGCTCGCAGGTCGGCGGTGCGGCAGGCGAACATGCCCGTCAGCGGGTCGGGGGCGGCGACGCCGGTGGCCGCACGCGCCAGCCCGGCGAAGGCCGCCGACCCGACCCGCCGCCACAGACCCCCCAGCGCCCCGCCGAAGCCCGAGCGGAGGCTCGCCGGCGAGCGGGCGCCGCAGACCAGGTCCGCCCGGCCCTCCAGCAGCGGCCCCAGCAGCCGTCCGGCGTCCGCGGGGTCGTGCTGGCCGTCGCCGTCGAGCACCACCGCGATCGGCCCGGCCGCCGCCGCGGCGGCCTCCAGCACCGCGCCGGTGAGCCCCCGGCCCTGCTGGAGGAGGGTCCTGGCCCCCGCTTCGGCGGCCGCTTCGGCCGAACGGTCGGCGGTGCGCGCATCGACGCAAACCACGCACTCGGCGCCGAGGGCTGCCGCCGCGCAGGCCGCGAGGGCGCCGCGGACCACCCGCCCGATCGCCTGCTCCTCGTCCCAAACGGGGATCAGCACGCTCACGTCCGTCACGCTCACCTCCGCCGCCCCGGCGCCCCGGCGGCGGCGAGCCTACCTGCATCACAGCCACGGCCGCCTCCTGCTCCTGACCGCTCCTGATCGAGGTGTCGAGCCGGCGGGGGACCCTCCCGACGGCGGAGGCGGTTGTTCTCCTGTTCTCCGGCCGAGCGCGCGCGGGCTCGGCGCTGATCGTCGCAGTGGCGGACTTGCCGGTTGGGGATAGCCTGACCGCCGCCGCATCGCCGGACCGTTCCGCCGGGGGCCGAGGAGCGCCCGCCGACGTGCCCTGCGAGAACGGCGCCTCCGCCCCGAAGGCCGGCGATCAAGGAGACAAGTGACCCTTCGCTGCAGGATTCTCGCCGTCGGACTGGTCGTGGCCGCCGTCGCCGGCGGGTGCTCGACCGGGCGTTCCGCGTCCCCCCCGATCTCGCCGCTGGCGCCGGCGGCTGCCCCTGGAGAGCCCGACGCGGCGGAGGAGGCGACGGAGGAGACCGACGAGTCGTTGTTCTTCGAAGCGCCGGGGAGCGACGCCGAGGGCCCCCTCGAACTCCTGACGGGGGGGCTGGACGTGGATCTCCTGACCGAGGGACTGGACGTGGCCGCCGGGCTCCAGACCGGCGACGAGGATCCGTTGGATCTGTTCGGTTCGCCCGACGACGGCGCCGCGGCCGCAGACGGGGCCGAACCGCCGCCGGTCGCCCCGGAGCCCCCCGCCGAGGAGCCCGAGTTCGTTCCGGCGGAACTCGAGGCGATCCTGGAGGAACCCGGGGTGCTCCTCGAGCTGCCCGAGGCGGCGCCGGTGGCGTCCGCTGTGGTCTCCGAGGCGCCCGAGGCGGCAGCGGTCGACAGCGTGCCGCGCCGGATCGAGCGCGCCGGCGACCCGCTGGCCGCGGCGGAGGAGTTGGAAGAACTGGCCGGCGACGACGCCGCCGAGGTGCGGCGCGCCGTGGCCCGCAACCCGGCGACGCCGCCGGCGCTCCTGGCGGACCTCCTCGAGGACAGCGACCCCGGCGTGCGCTGGGGGACGGCGGCCAACCCTTCGCTCTGGCCCGAATTCCGCGACCTTCCCGCGCGGGCGATCACGTTGTTCGAGTACGAGGCGCTCAACCCCTACGTTCCCGGGCGGTTCGCCGACCCCGAGCTCGCCGGACTGGGACTGGTCGAGTTGCTGGCGTTGGCACGCACCTGGGAAGAGGTACGCGCCGCGGCCGAAGAGGCCGACGAGGGCGCCGCGGCCGACGAGGGCGAAGAGGAGGAGTCGCCCTACCAGCCCGTCCTGGACTACGTCGACGGCCTCCCCGATCCGCTGGTGCTGTCGCCCGACGCTCCTCTGCCGCGCCGGGCGATCGCCGACAACGCCGCGCCGTGGCCGGCCGTCGTGCCGGTCCTGGTGGCGGACTACGCGGCCCGGCAGTGGGCGGCCGCCGATCCTCAGACACCGCCCGAGCAGCTGCTCGCCCTGGCCGCCGATCCGCGGGGCGACGTGGGCGTGTGGGTCGGCGCCAATCCGGGCGCGCCGCCCGAAGCGCTCGCATTGCTCGCCCCGAGCGGCGACGCCCCGATCCGTCGAGCCGTCTCGGAGAATCCGGCGACGCCGACCTCGATGCTGACGGTGCTCGCCCGCGACGAGGTGGCGGGAATCCGACGGGGCGTGGCCCGGAACCCGACGGCCTCGCCGGAGACCCTCGAAGCGCTCGCCGGCGACGGCGAACAGTACGTGCGCAGCGCGGTCGCCGCCAACGCCGCGGCTCCCGCGGCGGCGCTCGACTCGCTCGCCGACGACGGCAGTCTGCTGGTGCGCCTGGCCGTGGCACAGAACCCGTCGACACCGCCGGGGGCACTGAGGCGCCTCTTCGGCGCCGACGACCCCGGGGTGCGCTGGGCGGCCGCCAACAACCCGTCGCTGCCTCCAGACGCGTTCGGGTCGGCCGGGGATTCCGGCGTCATCGGTCGCCGCGGCGAGCCGATCGATCTGCCGCCCCCGCCGCCGCCCGACGCGGGCGAGGCGCCGGGCACGCCCGCCGGCGGGGCCGCCGGGACCGGTGACGGATCAGGAGAGCCCGATGAGCAGTGACCGCGCCATGACCGCAGGCCCGCGCCGCCGGGGTGACCGCCGGTGCCGGCGCCGGCAGCTCCGGGGTGGCCCGGTGGCGTCGCTCGGAGTCCACATGGTCCTCGGCCTCGTCATGGTCGCGGCCGTCGCCGCCCCGGCCCGCGCCCAGGACGACTCGCCCGACGATGCGCCCGTCGAGGACGGTCGAGTGGAGAACCCCGAGGAGTCGGACTCCGAGCCGCCCGAATGCCCGCCCCGGCCGCCGAGCCCGTTCATGGACGCCGGCCCGTATCCGGACGACTGGTGCCAAGATCCCCGCCACTGGATCGTCGAGGTGGTTTGCGGGCCGCCGCACGCCGGGGCGGGCTCGACGGTGCGTTTCAACGCCGACCCCGATGTCGTGGGGCAGCTGACGCTGGACGACGTCTGCGGCGGCCTCGGTCTCGCCGTCAGTTGCCGTGCGCCCGGGCGCGAGCTGCCCGGAACCGGCGAGCCGCACGAGGAGCCGGTCGGGACGCCCGGTCTCGGCGAGTCGCCGGACGGGGCCGCTGGGGTGCCCGGGACGGCCGAATCACCTGCCGCGGAGACCGGCGGCGGGGCGGTGCCGACACCCTTCGTCGGGGACGGCACGGGTGACGCTTGCGCCCCCCTGTGGCCGCCGGGTGCGTGGTTCTCGTTCACGAGCCGCGATCCCATAAGTGGGTCGACCGCCTCGGAGGGTCGCCACACCGGGCTCTGGCTGGGGCCGCGCCACTGGACGGCCGCCGTGGTTCCGTCGCTCGGGCTCCGCTGCCCCGGCGAGCGCCTCGAGGCGCACGTGCACACCGGCGGCGCTCTGACGCGTGCCTACGGCCACGGGATCCCGGTCGACTACCGGATCGGCGGCAGCGTCCGGTTCCAGGAGTGGGCGGGGTTCGCCGCCGCCACCGCCGGCCCGGGGGTCTCGCTCCCCGCCTGGTTCGCGGACGATTTCGCCGGGTTGCTCGCCGCCAATACCTCCGGGGAGTTCCACTTCCGCCTGTACGGCCCCTATGGCGCAGAGTTCGGGACCGCGGTGTTCGACCTCGCGGCGATCAGCGAGGCGGTACAGCCGATGCGGGAGCACTGCCCGGCGCTACCCCCAGCACCGACCGGCCCGGACTCCGAGGCCGCAGCACCGGGCCAAGAGGAGGGCTGAGCGCCCTCCGACGTAGCGGCCTACGTTGACGGCTTCAACCTCTACTCCGGCCCAGCCGCCGGGCCGCGGAACGTCCTGGAGAGTTGCGCTGTGACGATGGGGCGAGGGATGCGCGGGCTCCTGGCCGGTGGATCATGCCTCAGGAGGAGGCCCGGGTATCGATCCGAGGAGGCCCGGGTATCGATCCGAGGAGGCGGCGGATCGGTTGTCCGGGGGCCTCCGTGGCGGGCCGAGCGTCAGCCCTTGTCGCGGATGGTGACCGTCGCGGTCGGATTGGTGCCGACGGGGACCTTCTTCCGTCAGCCCCTGTCGCGGATGGTGACCGTCGCGGTCGGATTGGTGCCGACGGGGACCTTCTTCCGTCAGCCCCTGTCGCGGATGGTGACCGTCGCGGTCGGATTGGTGCCGGCGGTGACCTTCTTCGGCAGATTCGAGCCGAGCGAGACCCTGAAGGTCTCGTCGTCGGTGTCGCCGTCGACGAAGGTGCTGACGTATCCGGCGGCGGTGAGCGTCCCCTTCCGGATGATGAGGAAGTCGATGTCGCCGTGGTCGCCGGACTCGGCGGTGAGCGAGGTGACCTCCAGCGGGATGACGACGTCGACGTCGAGCGGCAGTCTCAGCGCCACGGCTACGACCGCGCCGCTGCCCTCGGGTACGTATTTCGCGAAGTGGTAGACGTTGACCGTCGTGGTAGTGACCTTGTCGTCGTCGAGAATGCGGAAGTAGTGGTACTTGTAGGCGCCGATGGTGTAGGCGTCGTCGGCCAGAATCTGCAGCGTCGCGTACTCCGTGCGGCGCTCGGCGATGGTGTCGTTCACGAACTTCACGGCGATGGTGGCGCTCGTGCTGCCGGCGGGCACCGTGACCGTCGCGGGACTGCTGGTCACCCCTGTGATGGTGAAATCGCTGCCGAGGGTCGCGTTCTCGCGGAGCAGCTTGTAATGCACCGTGAGGTCGGCGGCCTGCGCCTTGTCGATTGTCACCACGATGCTGTACCCTCCGGCGCTCTCGGCAAAGAAGCCGCCCCCGAGGCTCTGGAACTGGACGACGGGAGGCGGCGGCGGGGGTGGGGTGGCAGGATCGTCGTCGCTGATGGTGACGGTGGCCGTGCCGCTCAGCGTGACCCCGCCGTTGTTGGTGACGCTGTGGCTGGTGTGGGCGTACTTGTCGCTCGTCTCGAGGCCCGGGCGGTTCGTGGCGGTGCTCGGGACAGCGACGGTGACTGCCTCGCTCACGCCGTCGTCGTCGTCCAGGGCGATCAGTTTGATCGTCGCGGAGGTGGCCGAGCCTGCCTTGGTGCCGGCGAACCGCACCCGGTTGCCCGTGAGGGTCACCCCGGCGGGGGTGCCGGATAGTTCGATCCGGAAGTCGTCGCCGAGTTTGCCGCCGCTGAAGGTGAGGGGCACGTCGATGTGCTCGTCGTAGCGGAGCAGCTTGCCGTTCCGGCCCGTCGGAACCACCACCGAGAGCTGCAGCGCCCGGCCGATGGTCACGGTCAGCGTGGCGGCGTCGGTGGCGTCGCCCTCGGCGGCGGTCACATCGGAGGCGGCCAGCGTGACCGTCGTCGGGTCGTCGTCGCCGACGTACAGGGTGTAGTCGGCCACGCTGATGCCGTCGTAGCGGTCGTCGTCGGAAGAGACGCTGTGGCTGAAGGTGACCTGGCGGGGCAACTCGTCGACTTTGTTGTCCGCAGCAGCAGCCGCGTACACCTTGAAGCACTTCCTCCCCCACGCTGTGGGGCTGAACGACAGGGATGCCGCCGTGGCGATGGCCGGCGAGGCGGTGGCCGAGAGCGTCACGCTCGAGTCCGGGGCGTCGCCGAGTGCCGCGCAGTAGTTGAACGGGGTGCCGGCGGTCTCGTCCTCCCACGGGAACAGCCATTCGTCACCGGTGGTCGGGTGTGAG encodes:
- a CDS encoding TIR domain-containing protein, with amino-acid sequence MAKAKNLAFLMQRLADLISTSRVDPTRLTCFVCYHDADFSDVESFIRQYGTEFVPRCIGVSEKDGFVGSLDDHYIMSRVREEILGDSTVTLLLLGRETWHQRFVDWELAASLHETPVRSRNGILALPLPSMGNRAVLPDRIRDNHFGADSERSPVIYASYPATRESLRTMLDRADKSRVDEARTVDNRRPLRRTDSPLSHES
- a CDS encoding ammonium transporter; translated protein: MKRGTLIVLGAAGAVTALMTTPAAAQADDASAAVQAALDNAWVLLAAVLVFCMQAGFALLETGLTRVKNTTNILAKNLSDMCVGVLAFLATGYAIAFGAGNPLWGAEGFFLAGRDLVGAGSSGAGNLSTATFFVFQAVFAAAAVTIASGAMAERARFRSYLLFSVAMCAVIYPTVVHWTWGGGLIADISIGGAVFSDFAGSTVVHVTGGSAGLMGAILLGPRLGKYTPDGTPRPIAGHAVPMVILGVFILWLGWFGFNAGSQLAATAGSPVSRVILNTVVAGSVGTVVAGAVVWRRQGLPDMSIVANGTLGGLVAVTAGCASMNTLGALVTGAVAGVLVVYSMTFIESQGIDDPVGAVSVHGACGLWGTLAVGLFARYDDGYLGRDGAGLFYSGDGYQLIVQVILVAIVAAWTLVTTGILFALLRRFRLLRVTAQEEALGLDLTEHGIGAYPTDVLPRDARAYEGPQ
- a CDS encoding glycosyltransferase family 2 protein — encoded protein: MTDVSVLIPVWDEEQAIGRVVRGALAACAAAALGAECVVCVDARTADRSAEAAAEAGARTLLQQGRGLTGAVLEAAAAAAGPIAVVLDGDGQHDPADAGRLLGPLLEGRADLVCGARSPASLRSGFGGALGGLWRRVGSAAFAGLARAATGVAAPDPLTGMFACRTADLRALGADPAGCPPGGYKLLVALLAATPPDRVAHAAVTFHPRTGGASHMNLRTSLTLARQLAHLARRRARGGGRLRRRAR